In one window of Streptomyces griseus subsp. griseus DNA:
- the infC gene encoding translation initiation factor IF-3, whose amino-acid sequence MRHTRNAAVRQAVAWCYRGGSISAEPRINDRIRVPEVRLVGPSGEQVGIVPLAKALELAQEYDLDLVEVAATARPPVCKLMDYGKFKYESAMKAREARKNQAHTVIKEMKLRPKIDPHDYDTKKGHVVRFLKQGDKVKITIMFRGREQSRPELGFRLLQRLASDVEDLGFIESNPKQDGRNMIMVLGPHKKKTEAMAEAREAQAARKAERQGTTDAPAEGDTAEAPAAAAEAPAETPSEA is encoded by the coding sequence GTGAGACACACACGTAACGCGGCTGTCCGCCAGGCGGTCGCGTGGTGCTACCGAGGAGGATCCATCAGCGCCGAGCCCCGCATCAACGACCGGATTCGCGTTCCCGAGGTCCGACTTGTCGGTCCCAGTGGCGAGCAGGTCGGGATTGTTCCGCTTGCCAAGGCCCTGGAGCTCGCACAGGAGTATGACCTCGACCTGGTCGAGGTGGCGGCGACAGCCCGTCCGCCCGTGTGCAAGCTCATGGACTACGGGAAGTTCAAGTACGAGTCGGCCATGAAGGCCCGTGAGGCGCGCAAGAACCAGGCGCACACGGTCATCAAGGAGATGAAGCTCCGGCCGAAGATCGACCCGCACGACTATGACACCAAGAAGGGTCACGTCGTCCGGTTCCTCAAGCAGGGCGACAAGGTCAAGATCACGATCATGTTCCGTGGTCGTGAGCAGTCCCGCCCGGAGCTGGGCTTCCGACTGCTCCAGCGTCTCGCTTCGGACGTGGAGGACCTGGGCTTCATCGAGTCCAACCCGAAGCAGGACGGCCGGAACATGATCATGGTTCTGGGCCCGCACAAGAAGAAGACCGAAGCCATGGCCGAGGCCCGTGAGGCCCAGGCCGCCCGCAAGGCGGAGCGTCAGGGCACGACCGACGCACCGGCCGAGGGTGACACCGCTGAGGCTCCGGCCGCAGCGGCCGAGGCTCCGGCCGAGACACCTTCCGAGGCGTGA
- a CDS encoding SseB family protein produces the protein MALKNIPDSGFSDDDGSASPALTSALDAWSKDRTAVGPVLAALREARLLVPVVAVLGELEEDENGLRREKTSDMAVPTLKAGDRRALPAFTSTDSLARWDPGARPVAVPLHQALQAAAHEKADTVVLDLAGPVAFELSGQALLALAENRTSTDPLQDPAVIDAVREVVAAEPAVLRAHLGPGRADGTLALVLAPDAVPAEAARRVAEALSGSEALRARLVGGLDLALLPAGTDAPGEPLFSR, from the coding sequence GTGGCGCTCAAGAACATCCCGGACTCCGGTTTCTCCGACGACGACGGCTCGGCCTCTCCCGCCCTGACCAGCGCACTCGACGCCTGGTCGAAGGACCGCACGGCCGTCGGCCCGGTCCTCGCGGCCCTCCGGGAGGCCCGCCTCCTGGTCCCCGTCGTCGCCGTCCTCGGTGAGCTGGAGGAGGACGAGAACGGGCTGCGGCGCGAGAAGACGAGCGACATGGCCGTGCCCACCCTCAAGGCCGGCGACCGGCGCGCGCTGCCCGCCTTCACCTCGACCGACTCGCTGGCCCGCTGGGACCCCGGGGCCCGCCCCGTCGCCGTACCGCTGCACCAGGCCCTCCAGGCCGCCGCGCACGAGAAGGCCGACACCGTGGTGCTGGATCTCGCAGGGCCCGTCGCCTTCGAGCTGAGCGGGCAGGCGCTCCTGGCCCTGGCGGAGAACCGCACCAGCACCGACCCGCTCCAGGACCCGGCGGTGATCGACGCCGTACGGGAGGTCGTCGCCGCCGAGCCCGCCGTGCTCCGCGCCCACCTCGGCCCAGGCCGTGCCGACGGCACCCTCGCCCTGGTCCTCGCCCCGGACGCGGTCCCCGCCGAGGCGGCCCGCCGGGTGGCCGAGGCGCTCTCCGGCAGCGAGGCGCTGAGGGCCCGGCTGGTCGGCGGTCTCGACCTGGCGCTGCTCCCGGCCGGTACGGATGCCCCGGGCGAGCCGCTGTTCTCCCGCTGA
- a CDS encoding helical backbone metal receptor, giving the protein MPAGVVSLVPSLTEAVAATAPGLLVGVTDWCSHPAGLTAARIGGTKNPDVAAVTALAPDLVIANEEENRAPDLAALREAGLHVLVTEIRTLEQAFTELDRVLTTGCGLTRPRWLDEAEAAWAELPAPSARPRPAVVPIWRRPWMVLGSDTFAGDLLARLGVHNVYADHAERYPRIPVDELNASGAELVVLPDEPYRFTADDGPEAFPGLPAALVDGRLLTWYGPSLLRAAQELPSALR; this is encoded by the coding sequence GTGCCCGCGGGTGTCGTCTCCCTCGTCCCGTCCCTCACCGAGGCCGTCGCCGCCACCGCCCCCGGACTGCTCGTCGGTGTCACCGACTGGTGCAGCCACCCCGCCGGTCTCACCGCCGCCCGGATCGGCGGCACCAAGAACCCGGACGTGGCCGCGGTCACGGCCCTCGCCCCGGATCTGGTGATCGCCAACGAGGAGGAGAACCGCGCACCCGACCTCGCCGCGCTCCGGGAGGCCGGGCTGCACGTCCTGGTCACCGAGATCCGTACCCTGGAGCAGGCCTTCACCGAGCTGGACCGGGTCCTCACCACCGGCTGCGGTCTGACCCGCCCCCGCTGGCTGGACGAGGCCGAGGCCGCCTGGGCGGAGCTCCCCGCACCCTCCGCGCGTCCGCGTCCCGCCGTCGTACCGATCTGGCGCCGCCCCTGGATGGTGCTCGGCTCCGACACCTTCGCCGGTGACCTGCTGGCCCGCCTGGGGGTCCACAACGTGTACGCGGACCACGCCGAGCGCTACCCGCGCATCCCCGTCGACGAGCTGAACGCCTCCGGCGCCGAGCTGGTCGTCCTGCCCGACGAGCCCTACCGCTTCACCGCCGACGACGGGCCCGAGGCCTTCCCCGGCCTGCCCGCCGCCCTCGTCGACGGCCGGCTGCTCACCTGGTACGGGCCGTCGCTGCTGCGGGCGGCACAGGAGCTGCCGTCAGCGCTCCGCTGA
- the rpmI gene encoding 50S ribosomal protein L35, translated as MPKNKTHSGASKRFKITGSGKVLRERAGKRHLLEHKSSKKTRSLTGTVVVAPADAKKIKKLLGK; from the coding sequence ATGCCGAAGAACAAGACGCACAGCGGTGCCAGCAAGCGCTTCAAGATCACCGGCTCCGGCAAGGTGCTCCGCGAGAGGGCCGGCAAGCGCCACCTGCTCGAGCACAAGTCGTCCAAGAAGACCCGCTCGCTGACCGGCACGGTCGTCGTGGCTCCGGCCGACGCCAAGAAGATCAAGAAGCTTCTCGGCAAGTGA
- a CDS encoding helix-turn-helix domain-containing protein codes for MDDKDTPRVGAAVRRRRRTLGLTLAVVAERSGLSVPFLSQIENERARPSARSLDRVAEALETTTSRLRAAADSARAVDVVRGEEGDGVRRVVRGRHQLSALEFTGEQDLGREFQHRNDELMYVVEGAAEVEAEGQAYRLERGDTLFLSGGVRHRWRATRPGTRLLLVAVAEHIDATFDPRR; via the coding sequence ATGGACGACAAGGACACACCGCGGGTGGGTGCCGCGGTCCGCCGTCGGCGCCGCACCCTGGGCCTCACGCTGGCCGTGGTCGCCGAGCGCAGCGGGCTCTCCGTGCCCTTCCTCAGCCAGATCGAGAACGAGCGCGCCCGCCCCAGCGCCCGCTCCCTCGACCGGGTCGCCGAGGCGCTGGAGACCACCACCTCACGGCTGCGGGCCGCCGCCGACTCGGCGCGCGCCGTCGATGTCGTACGGGGCGAGGAGGGCGACGGCGTACGCCGGGTGGTGCGCGGGCGCCACCAGCTCAGCGCCCTGGAGTTCACCGGCGAGCAGGACCTCGGGCGCGAGTTCCAGCACCGCAACGACGAGCTGATGTACGTCGTCGAGGGCGCCGCCGAGGTCGAGGCCGAGGGCCAGGCGTACCGGCTGGAGCGCGGCGACACCCTGTTCCTCTCCGGCGGCGTACGCCACCGCTGGCGGGCCACCCGGCCCGGCACCCGGCTGCTGCTCGTCGCGGTCGCGGAGCACATCGACGCCACCTTCGACCCCCGCCGCTGA
- the rplT gene encoding 50S ribosomal protein L20 gives MARVKRAVNAHKKRRAILEAASGYRGQRSRLYRKAKEQVTHSLVYNYNDRKKRKGDFRQLWIQRINAAARQNGMTYNRLIQGLKAANIEVDRKILAELAVNDANAFAALVEVAQKALPSDVNAPKAA, from the coding sequence GTGGCACGCGTCAAGCGGGCAGTCAACGCCCACAAGAAGCGCAGGGCGATCCTCGAGGCCGCCAGCGGCTACCGCGGTCAGCGCTCGCGTCTGTACCGCAAGGCCAAGGAGCAGGTCACCCACTCCCTGGTCTACAACTACAACGACCGCAAGAAGCGCAAGGGCGACTTCCGTCAGCTGTGGATCCAGCGCATCAACGCCGCTGCCCGCCAGAACGGCATGACGTACAACCGCCTCATCCAGGGTCTGAAGGCCGCCAACATCGAGGTGGACCGCAAGATCCTGGCCGAGCTCGCGGTCAACGACGCCAACGCGTTCGCCGCTCTCGTCGAGGTCGCCCAGAAGGCCCTCCCGAGCGACGTCAACGCCCCGAAGGCCGCCTGA
- a CDS encoding LysR family transcriptional regulator has protein sequence MPSDDQAPRAPLSHRVPDLGALELLLAVARHGSLGRAAKDVGITQPAASSRIRSMERQLGVALLDRSPRGSRLTGAGALVTDWARRVVEAAESFDAGAQALRDRRDSRLRVAASMTIAEYLLPGWLIALRAERPDTAVSLLVGNSADVARRLVTGEADLGFVEGLSIPEGLDGTVIAHDRLVVVVAPGHPWARRRTPLLPDELAATPLILRERGSGTRQVLDAALAVHGGLAQPLLELSSTTAVKGAAESGAGPCVLSELALGEELSSRRLVKIPVAGVRLRRQLRAVWPAGHRPTGPARDLLSRTGRDAVAAAP, from the coding sequence ATGCCCAGCGACGACCAAGCCCCCCGCGCCCCCCTCTCCCACCGGGTCCCCGACCTCGGAGCGCTGGAGCTGCTGCTCGCCGTCGCCCGGCACGGCAGTCTCGGACGGGCCGCCAAGGACGTCGGCATCACCCAGCCCGCCGCCTCCAGCCGCATCCGCTCCATGGAACGGCAGCTCGGCGTCGCCCTGCTCGACCGCTCCCCGCGCGGCTCCCGGCTGACCGGCGCGGGCGCGCTCGTCACCGACTGGGCGCGCCGGGTGGTGGAGGCCGCCGAGTCGTTCGACGCGGGGGCCCAGGCGCTGCGCGACCGGCGGGACTCCCGGCTGCGGGTCGCGGCCAGCATGACCATCGCCGAGTACCTGCTGCCCGGCTGGCTGATCGCCCTGCGCGCCGAGCGCCCGGACACGGCCGTCTCGCTCCTCGTCGGCAACTCGGCGGACGTCGCCCGGCGCCTCGTCACCGGCGAGGCCGATCTGGGCTTCGTCGAGGGCCTGTCGATACCGGAGGGCCTGGACGGCACCGTCATCGCCCACGACCGCCTCGTCGTCGTGGTCGCCCCCGGCCACCCGTGGGCCCGTCGCCGCACCCCGCTGCTCCCCGACGAACTGGCCGCCACCCCGCTGATCCTGCGCGAGCGCGGCTCCGGCACCCGGCAGGTCCTGGACGCCGCCCTCGCCGTCCACGGGGGCCTCGCCCAGCCACTGCTGGAGCTCTCCTCCACGACCGCCGTGAAGGGCGCGGCGGAGAGCGGCGCCGGACCCTGCGTGCTGAGCGAGCTGGCCCTCGGCGAGGAGCTGTCCTCCCGCCGCCTGGTCAAGATCCCGGTCGCCGGGGTACGGCTGCGCCGCCAGCTGCGGGCCGTCTGGCCGGCGGGCCACCGCCCCACCGGACCGGCCCGCGACCTGCTCTCCCGCACCGGCCGGGACGCCGTGGCCGCCGCCCCGTGA
- a CDS encoding DUF1844 domain-containing protein — MSDATPTSSENPGFDAMARDIAEVPAVEVIVTVAVNLMSAAAVKLGLTEEGEDHKDLDEARKLVHALAGLLDASTTEISTFHASPLRDGLKSLQLAFRESSLVPDEPGQGPGEKYTGPVYG; from the coding sequence ATGAGCGACGCGACCCCCACCAGCAGTGAGAACCCCGGCTTCGACGCCATGGCCCGCGACATCGCGGAGGTCCCCGCCGTCGAGGTCATCGTGACGGTCGCCGTCAACCTGATGAGCGCCGCGGCGGTGAAGCTGGGCCTCACCGAGGAGGGCGAGGACCACAAGGACCTCGACGAGGCCCGCAAGCTGGTCCACGCGCTGGCCGGACTGCTGGACGCCTCCACCACGGAGATCAGCACCTTCCACGCCTCCCCGCTGCGCGACGGCCTGAAGTCGCTCCAGCTCGCCTTCCGCGAGTCCTCGCTGGTGCCGGACGAGCCGGGCCAGGGCCCCGGCGAGAAGTACACGGGCCCGGTCTACGGCTAG
- a CDS encoding amino acid deaminase/aldolase → MTARAADRTRYNRATAHLDAPIAIVDLDAFDANADDLVARAGGKPIRVASKSVRCRTLLERVLQRPGFAGIMSYTLPESLWLARAGAKDVLLAYPSADRSAFAELAADPKLAAAVTVMVDDHSQLELIDASRAGGREEIRVCLELDTSLQLLGGRIRIGALRSPLRSPAQLAELARSVARRPGFRLVGLMAYEGHVAGVGDSLAGRPFRSRAIRLMQATARKELAARRAEVVRAVRAVAPDLEFVNGGGTGSVQHTAAEAAVTEIAAGSGLYVPRLFDNYTSFTARPAALFAQPVVRRPGVGVVTVLGGGYPASGAAGADRSPVPYLPEGLRYDPQEGAGEVQTPLLGSPADDLLIGDKVWFRHAKAGELCERFDALQLIEGDRITATVPTYRGEGKTFL, encoded by the coding sequence ATGACTGCCCGCGCCGCTGACCGGACCCGTTACAACCGGGCCACCGCCCATCTCGACGCCCCGATCGCGATCGTCGATCTGGACGCCTTCGATGCCAACGCCGACGATCTGGTGGCCCGGGCGGGCGGGAAGCCGATCCGGGTGGCGAGCAAGTCCGTACGGTGCCGGACCCTGCTGGAGCGGGTCCTCCAGCGCCCCGGGTTCGCCGGGATCATGTCGTACACGCTGCCGGAGTCGCTCTGGCTGGCGCGGGCCGGGGCCAAGGACGTCCTGCTGGCCTATCCCTCGGCAGACCGGTCCGCCTTCGCCGAGCTGGCCGCCGATCCGAAGCTGGCCGCCGCGGTGACGGTGATGGTGGACGACCACTCCCAGCTGGAGCTGATCGACGCCTCCCGGGCCGGCGGGCGGGAGGAGATCCGGGTCTGTCTGGAGCTCGACACCTCGCTCCAGCTGCTGGGGGGCCGGATCAGGATCGGCGCGCTCCGTTCGCCGCTGCGCTCCCCCGCCCAACTGGCCGAGCTGGCCCGCTCGGTGGCGCGTCGGCCGGGATTCCGGCTGGTCGGGCTGATGGCGTACGAGGGCCATGTCGCCGGGGTCGGTGACTCGCTGGCGGGGCGGCCCTTCCGGTCCCGGGCGATCCGGCTGATGCAGGCCACCGCCCGCAAGGAGCTGGCGGCCCGGCGTGCCGAGGTGGTGCGGGCGGTCCGCGCGGTCGCCCCGGACCTGGAGTTCGTCAACGGTGGCGGCACCGGCAGCGTGCAGCACACGGCGGCCGAGGCCGCGGTGACCGAGATCGCGGCGGGTTCGGGGCTGTACGTGCCCCGCCTCTTCGACAACTACACCTCGTTCACCGCCCGCCCGGCGGCCCTGTTCGCCCAGCCCGTGGTGCGTCGGCCGGGCGTGGGCGTGGTGACGGTGCTCGGCGGCGGCTACCCCGCCTCCGGCGCGGCCGGGGCGGACCGCTCCCCCGTTCCGTACCTCCCGGAAGGGCTGCGCTACGACCCGCAGGAGGGCGCGGGCGAGGTCCAGACACCGCTGCTGGGCTCCCCCGCCGACGACCTGCTGATCGGCGACAAGGTCTGGTTCCGGCACGCCAAGGCCGGTGAGCTGTGCGAGCGGTTCGACGCGCTCCAGCTGATCGAGGGCGACCGGATCACGGCGACCGTTCCGACCTACCGGGGCGAGGGGAAGACGTTCCTCTGA
- a CDS encoding MIP family channel protein: protein MKTRIAASEFLGTLLLVFFAVGSAVVAVEYIGAVGIALTFGFTLLALAYALGPISGCHVNPAVTLGMLMARRIDLRSAVERWVAQFLGAIVGAALLFLLAKQIPGLKTSGEFGSNGYGDRSAVGINTGGAFLAEVVLTFLLVYVVLAVTHKVAVTGFDGLPIGLALAAIHLVGIPLTGTSVNPARSLGPALFAGGAALSQLWLFILAPLVGGAIAAYAHRLTHPYPNVLPQETEDAV from the coding sequence ATGAAGACGCGGATTGCGGCGTCAGAGTTTCTCGGCACCCTGCTGCTGGTGTTCTTCGCCGTGGGGTCCGCGGTGGTCGCCGTCGAATACATCGGGGCGGTGGGCATCGCGCTCACCTTCGGCTTCACTCTTCTCGCGCTCGCCTACGCGCTCGGTCCGATCTCCGGGTGCCATGTGAACCCGGCGGTGACGCTGGGCATGCTGATGGCCCGCCGGATCGACCTCCGCAGCGCCGTCGAACGCTGGGTGGCGCAGTTCCTCGGTGCGATCGTCGGCGCCGCCCTGCTGTTCCTGCTGGCCAAGCAGATCCCGGGGCTTAAGACCAGCGGAGAGTTCGGCAGCAACGGCTACGGGGACCGGTCGGCTGTCGGCATCAACACCGGGGGTGCCTTCCTCGCCGAGGTGGTTCTGACGTTCCTGCTCGTCTACGTCGTCCTCGCGGTGACCCACAAGGTCGCGGTCACCGGCTTCGACGGACTGCCGATCGGCCTGGCGCTCGCCGCGATCCACCTGGTCGGCATCCCGCTGACCGGTACGTCGGTCAACCCGGCCCGCAGTCTGGGCCCGGCGCTCTTCGCGGGCGGCGCGGCCCTCTCCCAGCTCTGGCTGTTCATCCTCGCGCCGCTCGTCGGCGGAGCGATCGCGGCCTATGCCCACCGGCTGACCCACCCGTACCCGAACGTGCTGCCCCAGGAGACCGAGGACGCCGTCTGA
- the mycP gene encoding type VII secretion-associated serine protease mycosin has translation MTRRRPHRVLAAVCAAAVLALTPAPPAHADAIRDQQWALAAMHTDRAWQTTQGGGITVAVLDTGVDGTHPDLVGQVLPGKDLVGFGATEGDASWALHGTAMAGIIAGRGNGPGRADGILGIAPEATILPVRVILESKDPARAKARKTRGTALAQGIRWAADNGADVINLSLGDDSESAHPDPGEDSAIQYALSKGISVVASAGNGGEKGDRISYPAAYPGVIAVAAVDEYGTHAAFSTRRWYATVSAPGVDIVVANPDGHYYIEWGTSAAAAFVSGAVALVRAAHPGLAPAQIKKLLADTARDAPAEGRDDARGYGIVDPAEAIEAGSRLRPGDIGAQTATAGHRKKFFGPGPTPPPVADDPVNWAAPLAGGLGAALLAAAVVLWRGRNAPGRR, from the coding sequence ATGACCCGACGACGACCCCACCGCGTCCTCGCCGCGGTCTGCGCCGCCGCCGTCCTCGCGCTCACCCCCGCACCCCCCGCCCACGCCGACGCCATCCGCGACCAGCAGTGGGCCCTGGCGGCGATGCACACCGACCGCGCCTGGCAGACCACCCAGGGCGGGGGCATCACCGTCGCTGTCCTGGACACCGGGGTCGACGGCACCCACCCCGACCTCGTGGGCCAGGTGCTCCCCGGCAAGGACCTCGTCGGCTTCGGCGCCACCGAGGGCGACGCCTCCTGGGCCCTGCACGGCACCGCGATGGCCGGGATCATCGCCGGGCGCGGCAACGGCCCCGGCCGCGCCGACGGCATCCTCGGCATCGCGCCCGAGGCCACGATCCTGCCCGTCCGGGTGATCCTGGAGTCCAAGGACCCGGCCCGCGCCAAGGCCCGCAAGACCCGTGGCACCGCGCTCGCCCAGGGCATCCGCTGGGCCGCCGACAACGGCGCCGACGTCATCAACCTCTCCCTCGGCGACGACAGCGAGTCCGCCCACCCGGACCCGGGCGAGGACTCCGCCATCCAGTACGCCCTCTCCAAGGGCATCTCCGTGGTCGCCTCGGCCGGCAACGGCGGCGAGAAGGGGGACCGGATCTCCTACCCGGCCGCCTACCCCGGCGTGATCGCGGTCGCCGCCGTCGACGAGTACGGCACGCACGCCGCCTTCTCCACCCGCCGCTGGTACGCCACGGTCAGCGCGCCCGGCGTGGACATCGTCGTCGCCAACCCGGACGGCCACTACTACATCGAGTGGGGTACGTCGGCGGCGGCCGCGTTCGTCTCCGGCGCCGTCGCCCTGGTCCGCGCCGCCCACCCCGGCCTCGCCCCCGCCCAGATCAAGAAGCTCCTCGCCGACACCGCCCGCGACGCCCCCGCCGAAGGCCGCGACGACGCCCGCGGCTACGGCATCGTCGACCCGGCGGAGGCCATCGAGGCGGGCTCCCGGCTGCGCCCCGGCGACATCGGCGCCCAGACCGCCACGGCCGGCCACCGCAAGAAGTTCTTCGGCCCGGGCCCGACCCCGCCGCCCGTCGCCGACGACCCGGTCAACTGGGCCGCCCCCCTCGCGGGCGGCCTCGGCGCGGCCCTCCTGGCGGCGGCGGTCGTCCTGTGGCGCGGCCGCAACGCCCCCGGCCGCCGCTGA
- a CDS encoding TDT family transporter — MAIFPQTRTSAPLPVVARLPHRTDRARRLPSLRYIGPNWYASVMGTAIVASAGAALPGDVPGLRGACTVVWALSAVLLATVLTARAGHWLHHRDQARAHLLDPAVAPFYGCLAMALLAVGGATLTVGVDVLGVRAALAVDVVLFVVGTAIGLLAAVVVPYLMVVRHRPAPGTASPVWLLPLVAPMVSASQGALLVPHVAAGQGREALLLACYAMFGLSLLATLVVLPLVFARLLHHGPLPLALTPTLFLVLGPLGQSTTAVNQLADAAPGAVAGSYASAFGAFAVLYGVPVMGFALLWLALAGAMVIRATRDGMGFAMTWWAFTFPVGTCVTGAAGLARHTGLDALTWLAVALYVLLVVAWAVAGARTVRGVVSGALTAAPVPPAAATARTR; from the coding sequence ATGGCCATCTTTCCGCAGACCCGGACCTCTGCACCACTCCCTGTGGTCGCCCGCCTCCCCCACCGGACGGACCGTGCGCGGCGGCTGCCGTCCCTGCGGTACATCGGCCCCAACTGGTACGCGAGCGTCATGGGCACCGCGATCGTCGCGAGCGCCGGGGCGGCGCTCCCGGGGGACGTGCCCGGGCTGCGCGGCGCGTGCACGGTGGTGTGGGCGCTCTCCGCCGTCCTGCTCGCCACGGTCCTCACCGCCCGGGCCGGCCACTGGCTCCACCACCGCGACCAGGCCCGCGCCCACCTCCTGGACCCGGCCGTCGCCCCCTTCTACGGGTGCCTGGCCATGGCACTGCTCGCGGTCGGCGGGGCCACGCTCACCGTGGGCGTGGATGTCCTCGGCGTACGGGCCGCGCTCGCCGTGGACGTGGTGCTGTTCGTCGTGGGGACGGCGATCGGTCTGCTGGCCGCTGTCGTGGTCCCGTATCTGATGGTCGTACGGCACCGTCCGGCGCCCGGGACCGCGTCGCCGGTCTGGCTGCTGCCGCTGGTCGCCCCGATGGTCTCGGCCTCGCAGGGGGCGCTGCTGGTGCCCCACGTGGCGGCCGGGCAGGGGCGGGAGGCGTTGCTGCTGGCCTGCTACGCGATGTTCGGGCTCTCCCTGCTGGCCACGCTGGTGGTGCTGCCGCTGGTCTTCGCCCGGCTCCTCCACCACGGCCCGCTGCCCCTCGCGCTGACCCCGACCCTGTTCCTGGTGCTGGGGCCGCTGGGCCAGTCCACGACGGCCGTCAACCAGCTGGCCGACGCCGCTCCGGGCGCGGTCGCGGGGTCCTACGCCTCGGCGTTCGGTGCGTTCGCGGTGCTCTACGGGGTTCCGGTGATGGGCTTCGCGCTGCTGTGGCTGGCGCTGGCCGGGGCGATGGTCATCAGGGCGACGCGTGACGGTATGGGTTTCGCGATGACGTGGTGGGCGTTCACGTTCCCCGTGGGTACGTGTGTGACGGGGGCGGCCGGTCTGGCCCGGCACACGGGTCTGGACGCCCTGACCTGGCTGGCCGTGGCGCTGTATGTGTTGCTGGTGGTGGCGTGGGCGGTGGCCGGGGCCCGGACCGTGCGCGGGGTGGTCAGCGGAGCGCTGACGGCAGCTCCTGTGCCGCCCGCAGCAGCGACGGCCCGTACCAGGTGA